A genomic stretch from Astatotilapia calliptera chromosome 4, fAstCal1.2, whole genome shotgun sequence includes:
- the camsap3 gene encoding calmodulin-regulated spectrin-associated protein 3 isoform X1 — MVDSPTMRKTFVVPDIKSLDLYDCTKSKICASVGWLLAKSYGSTENVPAELRDPFYCDQYEQEHLKPPVTHLLQSSELYCRTYNILLGSTATEAQPKDNATLLQLLTQRGVVAKDQDTTVTDADLRHKPIKMSAHLAVMDALMAVGAMETVTAVKTCSSAELLGKAASWEDALLHWVNELNQNLRERTEGAQNDLSETITDPQPVQPSCPTRWYWKLVPLRYRKDKIQSKLKPVFPVVNEVKDLSSGCAVAAVIHYYCPGLLRLEDVCMKDSMSVADSLYNLQFIREFCDSCLKSCCHLALEDMLYTPQELQMNLLSFLAELLSWFEVQRPEFVQPIDMLSESTPVTPSSLSDNSTSPSIFKKPFLPISSSASGSLTQSTSMSHIEGAGKTWSKKPLSRPLSAVSFSIPFGLDSDVDIVMGNPVITRSVSSDQLNPAGQNMARVPYTPPEDLSHLLSKPSGPNGPQRASWATQTPTVPKLAENDLGTSETGELPTIEEALQIIHNESKMEPRLHPDGAPDGFYLHSPDDPASSRYNGNLPPISSSAPTRSGMMYRPTGESSESTRTRNTSECSRDDDSVLRDGSVDSDASEDMPKAQSTPSTPGAAGGAAIRAGKEVPDSGVKMTSFVERKKKQITDSPKSSDSPQMTSWAQKSEESPSKSPQLNNEMSELGVRLEEKRKAIEAQKKRIEAIFAKHRQRLGKSAFLQLKKEHREGKGEDGQVSTSFTEEDLSRLTLEERLARIELEDQQEQDEEHPTVEDEGNVKRGLALNKQVKEKAGTPGEKHHATPTDKVVAPLGDYNNAVSKLTAALSSLQSDMQRLTEQQNQLMKKKPSPSNNKSWVIPTSPKTSTSAPPPARLSRETTRDLNSASSSPSPSRKITNHTTSPKSPHVHRRAQSVPPKSPKHSRPSDTKVPSLSRVLTPPTNVDRIPHLRRVNPWQSQVQTSSSFSIGDSGSLDELRSLGPTPVPTTTLTPIPASTPTPGPGADDGLSEVGSNDGQSIFSMDLEVGSNHGPLTRKEGVAGGGYSSGAPSECSFESDAPAGMLNGKRSSLIEISLSALGGDDEEDDQVPDALSDSMSDLTEAENKAAVGFFFKDDKDRPEDEMAQRKAAFLEKQQKRTEEMKRRKLEQEKEKESNKPQWMIIEGWGSKNEDRPQTPGTPPKTPPAEGTPQRRGDFTKQEYERRQQLKIMEDLDKVLKQKPTTVRGVKKQRPKTMFRDDSVLSQSPVKGFMGTKLNKVYSHSSMNLSSMANDPGGMTVRKSPSRSHSPARSRGRSPGRIGVQNGEKDWETGSAISSPASIPEYTGPKLYKEPSFKSNKFIIHNAITRCCLAGKVNEPQKNKIVEEMEKSTANHFLILFRDSSCQFRAVYTMNPETDEMARLTGIGPRVITLDMVESIYKYSSDRKQFTVIPSKTMSMSVDAFTIPGHFWQKRPGTPKKFGTLK; from the exons AGTGCTCATCTGGCAGTGATGGATGCTTTGATGGCTGTGGGAGCCATGGAGACAGTGACTGCGGTGAAGACATGTAGTTCTGCTGAGCTCCTGGGAAAAGCAGCCAGCTGGGAAGAtgctctgcttcactgggtTAATGAG TTGAACCAGAATCTGAGAGAACGTACTGAAGGAGCCCAGAATGACTTGTCTGAGACCATTACAGACCCCCAACCTGTTCAACCATCA TGTCCTACTCGCTGGTACTGGAAACTTGTTCCT ctccgcTATAGGAAGGATAAAATTCAGTCCAAACTAAAGCCAGTTTTTCCAGTAGTGAATGAAGTTAAAGACCTGTCCAGTGGATGTGCTGTTGCTGCCGTCATACATTACTATTGCCCCGGCCTTCTGAGACTTGAAG ATGTTTGTATGAAGGATTCCATGTCTGTAGCAGATAGCTTGTACAACCTGCAATTCATCCGTGAATTTTGTGACAGCTGCCTAAAGAGCTGCTGTCACTTGGCACTGGAGGACATGTTATATACACCACAGGAACTTCAG ATGAACTTGCTGAGCTTCCTGGCAGAACTGCTTAGCTGGTTTGAAGTACAAAGACCAGAATTTGTGCAGCCAATAGATATGTTAA GCGAATCTACACCAGTAACACCAAGCAGCTTGAGTGATAACAG TACCTCCCCCTCTATATTCAAGAAGCCTTTCCTCCCAATTTCCTCTTCTGCATCAG GATCTTTGACTCAGTCTACCTCAATGTCTCATATAGAAGGAGCTGGAAAGACATGGAGCAAGAAACCTCTGAG ccgGCCATTGTCAGCAGTATCCTTCAGCATTCCTTTTGGGCTAGACAGCGACGTAGACATTGTGATGGGCAACCCTGTAATAACCCGCTCTGTgagctcagatcagctgaaccCAGCTGGTCAAAATATGGCAAGGGTGCCCTACACCCCTCCCGAAGACCTCAGTCATTTGCTTAGCAAACCTTCAGGACCTAATGGTCCACAGAGAGCATCCTGGGCCACCCAGACTCCCACTGTTCCTAAGTTGGCAGAGAATGACCTCGGGACAAGTGAAACAGGAGAGCTGCCTACAATTGAAGAGGCTCTTCAGATTATTCACAATGAAAGCAAAATGGAGCCTCGTTTACACCCTGATGGTGCTCCTGACGGCTTCTACCTCCACTCTCCTGATGATCCTGCTAGTTCTCGCTATAATGGCAATTTACCACCAATCAGCTCCTCTGCACCAACCCGCTCAGGAATGATGTATCGGCCAACAGGAGAGTCCAGTGAATCCACTCGCACTAGAAACACTTCTGAATGTTCACGAGATGATGACTCAGTTTTGAGAGACGGTAGTGTGGATTCAGATGCATCAGAAGACATGCCTAAAGCTCAGTCCACTCCATCAACACCCGGTGCTGCAGGTGGTGCTGCTATTAGAGCTGGTAAGGAGGTTCCTGACAGTGGTGTGAAGATGACCAGTTTTGTAGAAcggaaaaagaaacagattaCTGATTCTCCAAAATCTAGTGATTCTCCTCAGATGACATCATGGGCACAGAAGTCTGAAGAAAGCcccagcaagagcccacagctgAATAATGAGATGTCGGAGTTGGGGGTTCGGCTTGAAGAAAAGCGCAAAGCCATCGAAGCTCAGAAGAAACGCATTGAGGCCATTTTTGCCAAGCATAGGCAGAGACTAGGAAAGAGTGCCTTTCTGCAATTAAAGAAAGAGCACCGTGAGGGGAAAGGAGAAGATGGCCAGGTCAGTACCTCATTCACAGAAGAAGACCTCTCTCGCTTGACACTTGAAGAGCGGCTAGCACGAATCGAATTGGAAGATCAACAGGAACAAGATGAAGAGCACCCCACAGTGGAAGATGAGGGTAATGTTAAAAGAGGACTTGCGCTCAACAAGCAGGTCAAAGAGAAGGCAGGTACACCAGGAGAGAAGCACCATGCGACACCTACTGACAAAGTGGTTGCTCCTTTAGGAGACTATAACAACGCAGTGTCCAAGCTAACTGCAGCTCTTAGCTCCCTGCAAAGTGACATGCAACGACTGACTGAGCAGCAAAATCAGCTAATGAAGAAAAAACCGTCACCTTCCAATAACAAGTCTTGGGTTATTCCAACCAGCCCTAAAACCTCCACCTCAGCCCCTCCTCCTGCACGCCTGTCACGAGAAACCACTCGAGATTTAAATTCGGCCTCCTCTTCTCCGTCTCCATCACGCAAAATCACAAACCACACCACTTCTCCTAAATCTCCTCATGTACATCGAAGAGCCCAGTCTGTACCTCCTAAAAGCCCAAAACACAGTCGTCCATCAGACACTAAAGTCCCCTCCCTGTCGAGGGTTCTTACCCCACCTACAAATGTAGACCGCATCCCCCATCTTCGTCGTGTAAATCCCTGGCAATCTCAAGTACAGACTTCATCCTCATTCTCCATTGGTGACTCCGGTAGCCTAGATGAGCTGCGCTCATTAGGACCAACTCCTGTGCCAACAACTACACTGACCCCAATACCAGCTTCTACCCCAACTCCAGGTCCTGGTGCAGATGACGGCCTGTCAGAAGTAGGCTCCAATGATGGACAAAGTATATTTAGTATGGACCTTGAGGTCGGGTCCAATCATGGTCCATTGACTAGAAAGGAAGGCGTTGCAGGAGGGGGCTACAGCTCTGGTGCCCCATCTGAATGTTCTTTTGAGAGTGATGCACCTGCAGGGATGTTGAATGGCAAACGCAGTAGCCTGATAGAGATCTCACTGTCTGCCTTGGGAGGAGATGATGAGGAGGATGACCAAGTGCCTGATGCTCTCTCTGACTCAATGAGTGACCTCACAGAGGCAGAGAATAAAGCAGCAGTTGGTTTCTTTTTCAAG GATGACAAAGATCGACCGGAGGATGAAATGGCTCAGCGAAAAGCAGCTTTTCttgaaaaacagcagaagagaacagaagAGATGAAAAGACGAAAACTtgagcaggaaaaagaaaaagaatcaaa CAAGCCCCAGTGGATGATCATTGAAGGCTGGGGCAGTAAAAATGAGGACAGACCACAGACCCCAGGCACTCCTCCCAAAACCCCACCAGCAGAAGGCACTCCTCAACGTAGAGGAGACTTCACTAAGCAGGAATATGAGAGGAGACAGCAATTGAAGATCATGGAAGACTTGGACAAGGTTCTGAAGCAGAAACCCACTACAGTGCGTGGTGTCAAGAAGCAGAGACCTAAGACTATGTTCAGAGATGACTCTGTGCTCTCTCAGAGTCCTGTCAAAGGTTTCATGG GCACTAAGCTCAACAAGGTATACTCCCATTCATCCATGAACCTGTCCTCCATGGCTAATGACCCTGGCGGTATGACCGTCAGGAAGTCACCCAG TCGTTCACACTCTCCTGCTCGATCACGGGGAAGGTCCCCAGGACGAATTGGTGTTCAGAATGGAGAGAAGGACTGGGAGACTGGCTCCGCTATTTCCTCCCCTGCTTCTATCCCAGAATATACAG GACCAAAGCTGTACAAGGAGCCTAGCTTTAAGTCCAACAAATTCATCATCCATAATGCTATCACTCGTTGCTGCCTGGCTGGGAAGGTCAATGAACCACAGAAAAACAAGATTGTAGAG GAAATGGAGAAAAGCACAGCCAATCACTTTCTTATCCTCTTCAGAGATTCCAGCTGCCAATTCAGAGCGGTTTATACCATGAACCCTGAAACCGATGAGATGGCACGGCTAACTGGCATTGGCCCGCGAGTCATCACGCTTGATATGGTTGAGTCCATTTACAAGTACAGCTCAGACCGCAAGCAGTTCACCGTCATCCCGTCCAAAACCATGTCCATGAGTGTTGATGCTTTCACCATCCCTGGCCATTTTTGGCAAAAGCGCCCAGGAACTCCCAAAAAGTTTGGCACTCTCAAATAA